GGACAGTTCCACCTTGAAATAGATCGTATTGCTTACCGGCTGGAAGGATTTAGCCTTCGTTACATTCATCGTAAATGGTCTGCACTTTTGGGCAATGCCTTTTAGCTGTTCTGCAATCGTCGAAATTTCCATGTCCGTCGCTTCAAATGTTGGCTTAAGCGTTAAGTGCGGCGGAATGAAAGCGTATTTCGTATCATATCTCTTGCGATAGGAGTTAGCTAAATCTTGAAGTTTCTTTGTAGGGAAAATGGCAACACCGTATTTCATAAATAAAACCTCCTGATATTTTAAATGGTTGTATTATGGTTGGATATGTTTGTGAGAAACCTATCATTGGTTTTAATCTAGGTTAGAACATTTCCAATAGTGCTCTTCTTAAATCTGCCTGCCAATATTTCCAGGTGTGATTACCTTCAAATTCTTCATAGAAGCATGGAAATCCTTTTTGGTTCAATAATTCATGCAATTTCCTGTTGGGCTCTATGAAGTTCGCACGGTTCCCATCAGTCGTGGGTACGTCCGTTTCCTCAGTCCCGATTACATGGTAAAGTTCGAGGAGATGCGGATCCTCAAAATTACGTACAGCATCCATCACCGCTTCATTGGCCAGGGGCGACTGCATGATGCACTTCCCGAATGTGTGCGGATACTGCAGGGCTGTCAATAAAGAGACAGTACCGCCAAGAGAATCACCTATCAGGGCGCGGCCATGTCCCATTTGATAGGTCGGAAATTCATCATCCAAAAACGGCACAAGTTCATGGGCAAGAAAACGTATGTATGCAAGGTGCTGTTCCCCATCGGGATGATATTTGCGTCTGCGGTCAAAACGATCTTTATAGGGAATGCCTACAACGATTATATTCTCGATCTCATCGTTACCCAACAGTTCATCGGCTACGCGGCCGATACGGCCCATTTGAAAATAATCACGCCCATCCTGAGCAATCACAAGCGAATATTTATACAAGGGTGAATAATTCGCAGGCAAGTAAACAAGCAGTTCCAATTCCTCCGCCAGCGCTTCACTTTTAAACATATACTCTTTGATCGTTCCTTTACGTACACTCATTTCCCGCACCTCGATGATCATTAATAATGAAATACTTCTTACTTAGTCATTTTAGCATGTCCTTGCGAGTTTTTCCCGTCCCAAGAATTTGGAATAGAAAATTTTCAATATATTTTCTAAAAATTTAAAAAATAGGATGCTATAATACAAGGATATACATTCATCATACTATAAAAAAGGTGGCGAATTAAATGGCAGATGTACAAGTGCACAGCAGGGAAGTAACAAAGGCGGCCAAGCGGCTTTTATTGGAGCGCGGCGTCAGTGTGGAGGATATTGCAAAGATCGTTTACGAATTGCAGATTCCTTACAAAGCTGACCTGAAATTGGAGGAATGCATCCGCAGCGTCGAGCGTGTCCTATTGAAGCGGGAAATTCAGCATGCCATTTTAGTCGGTGTGGAGCTTGATAAACTTGCAGAGCAAAAGAAGCTCTCCGAACCTCTTCAATCTATTGTCGAATCCGATGAAGGCTTATTCGGAGTCGATGAAACCATCGCCTTTGGTGCAGTACTCGGATATGGAAGCATTGCTGTCACGACCTTCGGCCATCTGGATAAAAATAAAATAGGCGTCATCCACGAGCTTGATAAGAAGCAGGAAGGCGTGGTCCACACCTTCCTGGATGATATCGTAGCAAGCATTGCTGCGAGTGCCGCCTCAAGATTGGCCCATCGCCTGAGGGATGATGAAGAATCATTGACAGAACGGGAAAAGGACATTCAGGAAGAAGAAGAGTTAATCGGATGAAAATATCTTATTGGTCATAAAGACTCATCCGGATTGATCATATTTGGCCTTGATGAGGCGGGCAGAAAGGATATTATTCATTTTAAACGTCCGTTTTGTCTGCCTCAGAAAACAGAAAGCGTGAATATGGCCAGGATATATTTCAAGCACCTGGATCTTTCGCTGCGTAATCTTACCTTGCTCGGAGAGGTAAATGATCTCCAGAGGAACTTTTTCTTCCATATGCTTACGAAGTATATATTTCACTCTCGATCGCCCCTTTGCTGACTTACTTGGTTTTTATCATTATATGCGAACGTATGTTTTTTATGCAAGTTAAAAAAGAACGTTCGTTCGCTTTCGCCGAAAAAGAAATAAAATTAAAACTTTTTTAATATAATGCGTTGACTTTTTGCCAAAAAAACTTATAATAAGTTATGTGCTTAAGTAATTCACACGCAAGCATATACATACGACTTGTTAGCTCAGTGGGAGAGCACTTCCTTGACAGGGAAGGGGTCGTGGGTTCGAATCCCTCACAGGTCATCAACTAACAAAGGCTCAAATTCTTGATATCACAAGGATTTGGGCCTTTTTTTGTATTTAAAGATATAGGTCATTATTTACTTAATCGGTGGCGGATAGAGAAGGATTTAAACGTACTAGGTCAATGATTAATATTTCAAAAACGTAGGTAAAGCTTATGCTTATTCAGCTAACGATGAAATAAACGCTCATGTGCTATGTTAAGGATTGCTTTCAAGACGATTTATTTGCCATAAAATTCATTATAAAATTTCATACATCCTTTATTAAACCATGGGGAAGTTTTGTTGAATAAGTAGTAATTTTACTATATGAAATAAGAGCATTTCTATATTATGAGAAATGTTCTTATTTTTGTGTTAACTAAAAGGGTATAGCAATAAAAATATT
This genomic stretch from Peribacillus muralis harbors:
- a CDS encoding phosphatidylglycerophosphatase A family protein, with translation MADVQVHSREVTKAAKRLLLERGVSVEDIAKIVYELQIPYKADLKLEECIRSVERVLLKREIQHAILVGVELDKLAEQKKLSEPLQSIVESDEGLFGVDETIAFGAVLGYGSIAVTTFGHLDKNKIGVIHELDKKQEGVVHTFLDDIVASIAASAASRLAHRLRDDEESLTEREKDIQEEEELIG
- a CDS encoding YjcG family protein; this encodes MKYGVAIFPTKKLQDLANSYRKRYDTKYAFIPPHLTLKPTFEATDMEISTIAEQLKGIAQKCRPFTMNVTKAKSFQPVSNTIYFKVELSEGLQELHDALNDESFIISENEHAFVPHITIAQDLSDNEHSDVLGQLSMLDVSHEEEVKRIHLLYQLEDGAWTVYETFRLGAE
- a CDS encoding alpha/beta hydrolase, translating into MSVRKGTIKEYMFKSEALAEELELLVYLPANYSPLYKYSLVIAQDGRDYFQMGRIGRVADELLGNDEIENIIVVGIPYKDRFDRRRKYHPDGEQHLAYIRFLAHELVPFLDDEFPTYQMGHGRALIGDSLGGTVSLLTALQYPHTFGKCIMQSPLANEAVMDAVRNFEDPHLLELYHVIGTEETDVPTTDGNRANFIEPNRKLHELLNQKGFPCFYEEFEGNHTWKYWQADLRRALLEMF